ACTTTTTTAGACTGTCTTTTTATCGATAAGTGTGATCTTGGAGTGAACAGGATAAAGATAAATTCGAAATAAAGTAACTAGCAGTTTTCTTTAATTAACAGTATATGGTATATTTGGTTAAAAGGGAAAATTAACCTTATGATAGGACTTATTATTGCTATTATTCTGTTTAACTTTATTGCGTTTAAAACAAATAAAAGATTGACGGCAAATCAAATCGTACATATTTGGGCATTTACAATTGCTTTGCAACAACTCGGCGATTTATATATTGATACAAAATATCATGGCTATTGGTACTTTTCTAAAGATATTGATGGGTGGCGTGAAATTCTTACATTAACAGTATTGATTCCACCAGTGAATATGATGTTTCTAAATTGGTATCCTTCTGGAGAAGCCTTTCATAAACGTATTATGTATATTTTTTATTGGATGATAGCTATTTTACTTTATGAAGCCATCACATTATTACCTGAACCGTGGGGATACTTTAAATACGGTTGGTGGAATCTATGGCATTCAGCCGTTATGGATCCTTTACTTTTACTTATTGTATTAGGATATTATAAATGGATATATAAGTTGGAAAATAAGCTCTTAGCAGGAAAGAAATAAAAACAAAACGCCACCCCTCAGGAGACAAGGGATGACGTAACATCAAAATTTATCCTTTATACATAATTTTACACATTATAGATTTATCAAGGCTTCAAGCCTTTGAAAAATTACCTCTACTCCATAAAACCATGAATAAATTAAGCTTTTATATTGAACTTAAACTCTATTTCATTCTTTAAAATTTCCGCCCCTCTTGGACTTAGCACTAAACCTTTTGCATATTCCCTATTTTGAGGAGTGATGTCACCTGTTACTATACATTCGTTATAAGACATGTATTTCTTTAAAATAATTTGATTCCCATCAACAAAGATCTCGATAGGGTCTTTTTCTTTAATAGCAAGAACCTTTCTTAGCTCAACTGGAATAACAACTCTACCTAATTCATCTACTTTTCGTACAATACCTGTTGATTTCATTTTATATTCTCCCCTTCCTGCTGCAATATTCTACTTCATTTGATTTTCTATGAATAGATTTATCAATCCAACAAAGGAACCTTAAGTGCTCCTTCCTACATCATATAAATGGTACTAAAACAAGCTTAGCCTGTTTATGTAGTCTCAACGCTGTCGAATGTTTAAAATAGTCCCATTCTATAACTACTCTAGCCATCTTATGATTCACCTTTTATTTCTTCTTGCATCATTTTCTTATTCTTACGAATAAACGAAGGGATTTTGCTAAAATAGTGTCTCTTCACTTCACCATAAGGTATCCAAATTTCTTTTCCCTCAATAAGATCATAAACTTCGTCTAAAATTTGATCTCGTTTCTTGGGATTTAGTTTGACATGAGGGTGGTTGATCGCACTAATATAACGTTGTCTTAATTCGTTCGTTATCCATTCTTTCTGCTTTTGCTTTAATGCTGAAAATTTTTTATTCGTTTGAATTAAACGTCCATTTTGATAAACATGATTTTTCATGTCGTTTCCCCCCTTTTCCCCGTAGTTCCATATAAAATCATTGAATCTTCATTTACCTAGTAGGCTTTTTTCTTAAATTGTTCTTTCACATAGATACAATTTCGTTTATGTTCACGGGAAAAGAAATGATCGTGTTTATAATGTACTTTGACTTCACATGAAGGACAGACAAAAAAACCTATTCTTATTTTATCTTGATTGACCTCATGCGCATAAAACTCTCCTGTAGCTCTAAACATTACCACATGTTTAGCCTTTTCGATTTTTGCTCGCAT
This DNA window, taken from Priestia megaterium NBRC 15308 = ATCC 14581, encodes the following:
- a CDS encoding AbrB/MazE/SpoVT family DNA-binding domain-containing protein, with protein sequence MKSTGIVRKVDELGRVVIPVELRKVLAIKEKDPIEIFVDGNQIILKKYMSYNECIVTGDITPQNREYAKGLVLSPRGAEILKNEIEFKFNIKA